A region from the Vulpes lagopus strain Blue_001 chromosome 5, ASM1834538v1, whole genome shotgun sequence genome encodes:
- the IL1F10 gene encoding interleukin-1 family member 10, producing MALAQRFCPWRIKDADQKALYLRGDQLLVGDPNVDNCCAEKICILPNRGLDRTKVPIFLGIQGGSRCLACVETGEGPILQLEDVNIEDLYKGGEQATRFTFFQRSSGSAFKLEAAAWPGWFLCGPAEPQQPVQLVKESEPLARTEFYFEQSR from the exons ATGGCATTGGCCCAGAGGTTCTGCCCTTGGAG AATTAAGGATGCAGATCAGAAGGCTCTATACTTAAGAGGTGACCAGCTCCTGGTGGGAGATCCCAATGTGGACAACTGCTGTGCAG aGAAGATCTGCATACTTCCCAACAGAGGCCTGGACCGTACCAAAGTCCCCATCTTCCTGGGGATCCAAGGAGGCAGTCGCTGCCTAGCATGCGTGGAGACAGGAGAGGGGCCTATCCTGCAGCTGGAG GATGTGAACATCGAGGACCTGTACAAGGGTGGTGAACAGGCCACACGCTTCACCTTCTTCCAGAGAAGCTCAGGCTCAGCCTTCAAGCTTGAGGCTGCTGCCTGGCCTGGCTGGTTTCTCTGTGGCCCAGCTGAGCCCCAGCAGCCAGTACAACTTGTCAAGGAGAGTGAGCCATTGGCCCGCACTGAATTCTACTTTGAGCAGAGTCGgtag